The Mastacembelus armatus chromosome 13, fMasArm1.2, whole genome shotgun sequence DNA segment ACTGGCCAAACTCCGCCACCAAGCGGCTCCACTGGTCTTGTTGAGCATCATAGCAAAAGAAGCAGTCCAGTGAGGGGTTGAAGGAGTCTGTGATTTCTACTTCTGATCCAAGAGCATAAATAACACTACCACAAGCACTGGCTTCAGGGTAGAAGATGGCAGTGGGCAGTGGGCTGACTGAGTACCAGGTCTGGGTCAGTGGGTCATAATACTCCACCTGTAATGTGGAATAGAAAAGAGCAGAATTTGACAAGCCCCTCTCAATAATTTGATCTCAATTGTACATAAAGGAAATGGTGTTACCTCCAGCAGATTGGGAGCACACCCTGTAGATCCTTTGGTCCGTCCCCCAATGATATACACTCTGTTCAGGCAGGTTACAGCTGTGTGCATGGTCCGAGGTTTCAGCATGGCTGGTGCAGCTGTGCATGTGAGGGTCACAGGACAGAAGCACCAAACCTTGTCAGTGGCATCATGGAATGGCTCGTTCACATGGAGACGTATTGCCCGGCAACAGTTCCCTTGACAACCACCTGTGACAAACATCTTTGATTCAATGGGAAAGAGAGAAGATGGTGAACATTTTCTAAAGCTGAGGCCACAGTGCAAACATAAAGCATGTATAAGATAAGGTACAAATCTCTGTAAGTGAGTGCAAGTTCAGTTTGCTTCTCTGATCCAGTGTGTGCAGACTCCCTGCTCTTAGGAAGGGATATAGTCTGCATCACCAAACTGTTGAGGTGTTGCTACTTTTATACCTGCACTTACCTGTTGAAAGTACAAACATGGAGGTTGAGACTCCAAAAACTGTTCCAAAGTAAATGTAAAGAATGACTAAAAAGACAAGAACGAGCACAAAAGGTGCttattttactgatttttgTCTAGGTCTactttttttcttgtgaaataaTGGATGCCATTACCTCTGAGAGCTATAAACATCTTTAAAAGAAACTATCTGGGATAAAAATTCACTCCCTGGTTAAACTGTTCACAATCTATGTCCACATTAGAGCTACAGTATAGTGAATACAGAGAAGTCACAAGTTGACATTACTTCATTTTTCGCTAAGGTCACATGCACTTAACAGCAGACCTTCTGTCCCACAATGTACCTTTTCAGCATAGCTGCTAAGGCAGGATCCTGGTGGGTCGGGTATGATAGCTTCCCCATGCCCTGTTCCCAGCTCTTTCCATTGATCTGTTTCCAGACAGTAACAGAAGGTGTGGCGGACCTCTCCATTCTCCTCCGTCTTATGGATGTAGATGTAACTCTGCACTGTGGCGGGTCTGGCATCATTAAGTAGGCCACTGTACTGACTCTGTCTGCTCTGGGCTTCTGACAGCAGGGCAAGACACGATTCATCATTGCTGAGAAGAGTTTCTGACTCACGCAAAGTCTGAAAGACAAGATAAAGGGTTACACAAGAAGCATGAGCCACTCACAAGACCATGAACTGCATACAATTCTAACTTCAGTGCATGTAGTGTGTCATTACCTGTAGTGCAGATGCAGGCAGATGGTGCAGTTTAGTTAGAGATAACAATCCTGGCAAGAGTTTATGTCTTCCTGGGAGGTCATACCGTATCCATCTAAGTAGTGACATCACCACGGCCTCCTCATTAAACACGTTTAAAGCATCAGACCTTAAGCATGCCTCCAACACATTCACctgaaagaaacacaagaaaaactGAGTATGTATTCTTTAATCTGTCAGACGTGATGTGAGTGGGACGATATTAAGATAAAGAtttgtaatatttcagtgtAAAGTCTTCTCTCTCAGACTGAGACAGGTCAAGAAGCTTGAAGTATGTTGATAAATATGCCTCCTACAGTTCGTAGGCCATTAAAAAGGCTTTTTTCTCTAACAATGTATCACACAGGTACATCAAGGTTCATGACTCAGGGACAGTTGGACATTATGTCACAATTGAATTGGTATGAAAAGaatccttctgtggacccaccacctgcaggaggatccataaggggcctagtggtcgaggacggggacctcggtgacccgatccctggatgctgaaactggctctagggacatggaatgtcacctcactgggggggaaggagcctgagcttgtgcgggaggtcgagcggtaccgactagagacagtcaggctcacctccacgcacagcctgggctcttggacccagctccttgagaggggctggactctcttctactctggagttgctcacAGTGAGAGatggcgagctggtgtgggctccccagctcagccgccacgtgttggagttttccccctaGAATGAAAGGGTCATTTCCCTGCACCTTCGGGttggggataggtctctcactgttgttgaGAGGAACACTGGAACAGCTCTacaccctctcgagggtgctcgagggttcatgggagtttgaccaaccagtccacatgtgttttgtggacttggagaaggcattcgaccagGTCCCTCttgacatcctgtgggaggtgctccaggagtatgggatccggggccctttgctgagggctatccggtctctgtacaaacggagcaggagcttggctCGCATTGCCAatagtaagtcagacctgttcccagtgcacgttgaactccggcagggctgccctttgtcaccggttctgttcattacttttatagacagaatttctaggcacagccaggggccggagggagtccagttcagggaccacaggatctcatctctgctttttgcagatgatattgtcctgctggctccatcgagccaggatctccagcgtgcgctggtGCAGTTTGCAAtcgagtgtgaagtggctgagatgagaatcagcaccttcaagtctgaggccatggtactcaaccggaaaaaggtggcttgccatctccaggccaggggagagatcctgcctcaggtggaggagtttaagtatctcggggtcttgttcacgagtgagggaaagacggaacgtgagattgacagatggatcggggcatcggcagcagtaatgcggtcgtgtaccggtccgttgtggtgaagaaggagctaagccggaaggcgaagctctcgatttaccggtcaatctatgttcctactctcacctatggtcatgagctctgggtcatgaccaaaaggacaagatcgcggatacaagcagctgaaatgagcttcctctgcagggtggccgggcactcccttagagatagggtgaggagctcggtcacccgggaggagctcagagtagagccgctgctcctccacatcgagaggagtcagttgaggatctgtttcggatgcctcctgggcgcctccctggggaggtgttcagggcatgtcccaccgggaggaggccccatgggaagacccaggacatgctggagggactatgtctcccggctggccttGGAACGGCTCGGTGtcccctggaagagctggaggaagtgtccagggagaaggaagtctgggtatccctgattaggctactggGCCgcggataagcggaagaagatggatggatggaaaagaaTCACTGAAAATTAAGTAATTGCCTATATAAATAGAATGTAATATCTTTGAAAATAACTTATAGTCAGGATGAAAATTGACTGGAGGGACTACAGAGACTTAAAGACACGACTATAAAATTGTTATTCTACTATCCTTAGAAGATACACCTCAAGCTTTTTGTGCAGTATGTGTATGCAATAAACAGTATAAGAATGTTGTTATTCTTGTGAAGTATCACCTGCATATCCAGGAAATCCTGGGTTTTGGAAAGCTCAGAGAAGTTCTGAACCACAAACTCATTGGCACTTTGGAGTAGAGAGGATGACCCATAGGCCTCAGCAAGGGACAAGAGGGACAAACAGTTATAAAGATCCATGGTTCCTATTAGGAAGTCACTGCAAGCTCGAGACAGGACTGATACCtgaggacaaaagaaaaaaaaactctaagcagagttttatttatgtaaaactTTGGTGTACCATTATTTGAATTCATGAAAAAATGGGAAGATATGGGCCAGGCTAAACTAGCCTTAAACTTGACGATAGAAATTCCGACAATATGAGAAAAGACACATACAGTGTACCATACACAATCTGGGCCCAAATATACAGAGCTGTTGTGACAACCATTACCAAAAAAGAGCcagttttatgtattttcagaTTATAAGCTTATTTATGAAACCACTATTTCAGCAACAGCTGTACATCTGTCTAATACGTGAGGCTGAAACCAATTCAGAAACAAAGCAGGCCCTTTGGtccttgttttctttactttatgGTGCATTTAAACAGAAAGAATGGAAAAAGAATGCAAAGGTGTTTAGTGGGTTATAATAGTTGTACTTCTACCTGCAGAAAGGATGCAAGCTGAAACAGCATGTCTACATTGCTATCAGTGATGAGTGCCTCTCCAGAGTAGGCAAAGTCCAGGAAGGAACCCACTGCCACTGAACACTGGTTACCCAGCGTCACTGAACCATCACCACGCTCTCGCATGTCCACCTCAAACATAGCCCTAAACAGTTACACATGATATTAACATTagcagatagatagatagatagatagatagatagatagatagatagatagatagatagatagatagatagatagatagatagatagatacatagatagatagatagatagatagatagatagatagatagatagatagatacctGAAGAAATCACTGCATGCTGCAAGAACACAGCGATGGCAGGGAAAACTGCGTTCCTGGACCTTAATGGTGAAGTCAAACAGCAAGCCTTGCTCCCTGAATGATCGGAGCACACCGAGGAGATGCAGTCCATGGGACTCAGACACCCGCAGCAGGGTCCGGTGCTCTGGGACCCCATTGCATTGTGGAGAATTGCCAGGTTTACTAATGGGGGGGCTGCTGCTGGAGTTGTGGGTGGTGGTGATACAGGAGGATGACTCTGGATTTTCATCCATTTCGCTAAATTCTAGCaggataaaaaacaaaaagaaacattgcTTGTAATTCAAcgtatgtgaatgtgtgtgagggaaacagacagacagatgtgagtAAAAACATGTAATTGGAATATATTAAAACATCAGCTTCTCTTCAGCATATCTGTGACAGGCAGTCTCACTCTACCACAAATATATTACTTTACAATTTAAGGAAGAAGCTTGGTTTGTCTGTCACATGCAATACTATCACACAATTAttctgttaaaaatattttagattACCTTAGATGGTTGTTAAAAGTAGAGCATGTATAAATAGAGGAATCCAGGTAATACATAGATAGGTAGCCTAAAGAAGAAGGACAATCACTACTCACAGTGTCAGCACCTCGGAGAGCTCTCTTTCTCGTGCCACTTTAACTTCCGGAGTGTGAAATCACGCGAGGACTCGAGCATCTTTTTGGTTTTTGCAATTCTCCTTATCGCCAACATCCTTGCTGAAGGTGTCCCCTTTTGGATAATAacagtgtgatgttttttttttctcctttataAACCCTTCGTGTGCGTATAATCTATGCGGTACTTTGTTTGCTGTAGAAAAAGGCGCGGTGACAACTGGGAACTGTAGTTCTGTTATTGGTTGAAATGCTGTTCTGCGGTTTTGACGTTTGTGGCAATAGGTTTCAACCAATGTTAACGAGATTTCACGAAGACTACTACAAGCTAAAATAGACTGCGTTCTTATAAAATCTTTACTAGTCATTTGTCTCTGGATTTGCTGGCTGGAGCAGTTTTTATGTTGCTCTGCGGGTAGCCAGTGATCTGCGACTGGACCTCAAAGACAATAAACTGATTGTACTAATAACGGAAAAGTGATTTTTAATTGGAAAAAAACCCGGATTCCTAACTTtccttaataaaaaaatataaataaaaacgctttcaagaaaaacacatatttattaGCTACATCATTACAATGAGTTACAGACTTGTTGACGTataaattcactttttttttcgGTGGTTGCTGAATCTTACTATGGACATTTAAATTTTAGATATTCAATTTAAATTTCAGATTTAGCTTGGAGCTGGGATTGTGTGCCCAGAAAATAGTACGCAATTAAGATATTTTGGTGCAATACAATTCAACACCACTGGATGGTGCTGTcttaaaatgaagcaaaatgacagaggggaagaaaaaaaaacaacaactgaatTGAATCTAAACTAGTGTACGTGAACTTCCAGCTTTGCTGCAGTACCATTTAACCACCACAGCGCTGCTGCTGACTGAATAACACACTGCTGGCTGGAAATGTTGACAACAAAGATGGATCTGACCAGGCTTTTAGTTTATAACAACAGCGTGTTAACTCGTAATAACCATAATAGCctaataataatatatgtaGCTACATAATACCCCATCAATACAAGCATAATGAACtcataaagtacaaatacacaccTATTAAACCAAGAGCAGAATATAAATTAGATTATGTTCATCTGCATCAGCTGACTAACCTATAATAGTCGATTTGTTCTGACACTTAAAGCTCTTATGGTCTTCTGAGCGCATAGGCCCTGATAGATCACTGAAAATGAACATAGACTTAGCATATTCCTTCACTCATTCCCTGGTTTTCCTTTGGTGTGGTTGTAAAGATGAAATATATGGAAGCACATGTTATTACTGGGCTATTATTAAAGCCTCTCCACTGTATGTTAACagccccctcctctctccttgcATCCCtgcatccctccctccctccctcccggCAGTGCATCCCCATCCCCCACATGGTGGCCGTCTCTCTGGGTGAAAGCTGTCTTCCCAGCGCCACTGGCCCGACAAAAGCGTTGCTGTAGCAGAGCCAGTCCGCACCGACCTGAGGCAGCGCACACACGGGAGAGACCGCGTACACACACACGGGGAGTCTCTTTTTGTTGGTCCGAGTAGCTTTGGTGAGTCTTTCCGATGTTTATCATGGTGGGCAGGAATGTCCATGTGTCGACTTGCTAGTTGTtcgtttttttttctgtctttttttcttcctctccgtATCCTTTCAATTGTCCTCCGTGGTGGCTATAGCGGGGAAGTATCGCGCTAAGCTAAGCATGCTAGCACAAATAGCATAACCAAACCGACACTAGTTGTGGTATCAGCGGGGCTGCTAAAGGTGCTGGTTGGCAGACAGGCGGTGAATTTTGCTGCCGTCGTGCCTGTACAGTCCAGTCTGACCCGCTGTGAgtgtttttcattgtcatttgcTAATGCCCCAGCTAGCTCGCTAATTAGCAATTTGAGCAGCGTGTGCCGAGGGATGCGGGGATGCTACGGCGAGTTAGCGGTTGTCTTTTTAGGCTAGCAGACATGCTAGGCTAACGTTAGTATTATGTGGGTCGCGCAGATTCCTGCATGGGGTGCTACGGAATGGTTGAATTTATGCTAACTGTAGCTAATCTGGTGATAATTGGCAAGATGGCATCTCAGTGCTGTTATCTAGAAATCGGTGGATTTTCAAAATGGTGTCTTAAGCTTGTTTGAGTGTGACCATTTTTGTCCAACCATGGCTGTTTTAGCGTTGCTTGCTATCTCAGGAATGCAGTGTACTGCCAGTGCATGCCACACTCCGATGGGTATAACTGCACATTAACCACTAATGTAGTGGTAAATACAAATTCCTCTATACTATGCGGTGTCCTCCAGGCTACAGCCACTGTCATGAACggagctgctgtgttttggaGTGGAGCTAATTGGTTTTGAACTGAGTTTGGACTGCAGCTGTGCTGTTTGAAATTTGTCTGAAGTATTATCTGCCCAAAATGAGGGGTGATCAGCGAATGTTAATGTTTGCTGTCTGActataaatgtttaattaactATACCAATGTATCTCTACTTCATAGCCAATATGTCGTTTCTATACATTTGTCTCACTTGAATGGCGAACTTAGCTATTGCCGTATTATGTATGTGCCCACAGATTTACTTGTGTTAGTGAGAGACATCGATGCACTACAAAAAATGTCTATTTCAGACGTATCCATAACCTACCACTAGTTCACAGAGCcaaaagttatattttttttaaaacatgtttgatttgaccAACTGtcacaaatgcaaatatatccaaaacaaagcagagaaaaatggaaaatccTTGTATTTCATAAGTTATAAATAGTGAACAGCATTTTTATTGACAAAGAAATCGGTTATCATATTCATCTATTGATTGTCTGTTGTTCAGTAGTCTAACAGGGCCTCACTCTACTTTCTGACTTTCATATAGCAATGACTAAATAGAGCTTCACATACTGCAGGAGACACAGGATTACACAAAATGCTGAAggcatttttcttctttcctatGACTACTCTTATCATTGAAATGAATTCACtttgtgatcttttttttttggatggaTTACATACTTTAGGCATCAACTACTAATCCTATTTAATTCTAGAAGTTTTATCAGTCTAAAGAGATTTCTGAGATACTACTGTTCTTTGGACTCACCAGAAACAGTGTAAGTAAATtgcaaataattaaataattttctgCAGGGAGTGGAAGAACACAATGCTCCATGAATGTTAGACCTTCACTAAAGTGATTTatacatgcatttttaattcagtttatgcaaaaataaattaccTATTAGCTAGTAAAAATTATTCCCTTCATGAGCAATGTTAGAGTCAtgctaattattattatatatatatatatatatatatatatataattatgaaaaacatattttctattCTAAGTTTGAAAACTTTAATATAAAATTggatgtaatttaaaaaaaataaaataaaatggagtGACAATGGCCAGCTTAAAGAAGTCCACTAACaaattacagtatattgctagcattgtgttttttttttttttggaagattAAGGACTAGAGCATAGTATATTTATGACCATGAGGActacagttatttttaaaaatcaactgAAGCTTAATTAAGCTAAACACCTTCCAGATTGTTTTGCTGGTTTAATTTCATCTTCAGTCTAGGGTGACCCCTATCTGCCATGCTAGAGGAAAAGGGGGAGGGCATGTGGGTTTTGGCATGTGTTGAGCACAGTCTCATGTGTATGAATGGTGGGCTGTACAATACAGCCATAAAACTGTCAGACTATTGAAGACTGGAGTCACTTAATGTTACAAGAGTCAGTTGTTCTATAACagactgttgtccttccagcaCTTCATTCCCATGTGGTTTGAACAATTTAATGAGTTGCTCATCACAGATCAGTGAATGAAACCGTTACAGACAGCAGCTTCCAGATTTGCCCTCCTCTTGTATACCTTGTCCAGTCTACAGACTGGCAGATACAACCATTTGTGTGGTTACTGGAAAGTCAGTGATTAACAATATTGCTGTCACATGTGAAAGTCAGtactgaaagaaaatgtttattattgtaaactAGAATTGCAATAACAATAACAGATaacatagaaaaacagaaaatcccaGGATTGCATAAGCAAGGACTTGTTGgtgttttgcatttgtgcttGATAAATGAAGTATAAGAATTGTTTTTGCAATTTGTGTGTTGATCAACTAATCCATCTATCATTTTAACTCTAGAATCCACTTTGGTTGTTTCAGGTATGGCCACTATTTATGTAATCAACAAAAAATTAGTAACATGTCTTGAATGTATTATATTAAACGCTTGGAGTCCTAATTCTGGatggacttttttttgttgctgtgcaACACTCCCAAGgcaataaaaaattatatagAGTACCTAGTGTTAAATTACCCTGCTAGCCTTATATTAGTTTGATCTGACATTTAGCAAACAGACACCACCGTTCCCTAAAACTATATTATTTCTCCCCCTCACCACTTACACGTCTGTtaaagctgtgttttattttatattaatatattgctatatttgtctgtgtttcagtgtgatcAACCCTAAATACATTGTGGAAGACACTCTCCACCAACCATTATTGAGCAATGTTGATGTTTGTCATACTGCACTTGTCCTGCTGACAGTGCCaatggtgttttatttttattaaaagaaataCTTCTCTTTAATCTTACATGGCTATGACTATTTCACCTCAACTCATATCAAAACAAAGAAGGTGAACAAATGCAACAATATATTGTCTTTTATCTTTGATTTAGTAGGAACACACCTTAGTGTTATGGATTGCAGCTAAAGATGCAGATGTTTATCTCATGATAATACCTTTGTGGATTACAACTGATAGTACCTGGGGAGAAGATCCAGTTACACTGTAGCATTAATTAAATTGTCTATGAAAGTAAGGAGTTGTAGGTGGAAACTTCCAGCAGTTACTTTGTCCATTGATCTCACCACCATCTCAGCTGCCCCACATTAAGTAAACTGTCTTATTACTGAAAAGTGATCATAGTGAAATGATAATGGAGTGATTCTTAAGTAGCGTTTTGCTCTTATATGCGCTGTGCTACTCTGGTACCTACAATCAGTGTGTAGCATCAGTCCACCacatttgtattgagaaaattTGCTCATTGTTTGGTAAGATCTTCAGCATGACTTAATACATTTCCACATTGCTTGGTGATTGATCAGACTTCCAGTGATCCATTGAGATGAATTTGTAATGCAGCCATGTTGGGACAGTGACAGTGCTTATCTGGATATGTCCTGTATAATTATGGGGATGatatctgaaaaaaatgtatagtCCATGATTTTTGAGTTTTGCATTCACAGTAGAAAacctaaaaaagaaaagaatgaaaaatgctTAAAGATGCAGATGGGAACTGTCATCACTGAAGTTTTTGGAGTGGTGTTAATGGGAACTATTGTATCCAAACACAGTGGGGAGTGATAATGGTGGTGCTGttacaaacaggaaaataataGATAAATCATGTAGACTGTAGTGATAGCTTGCATGATGGCTCAgtgaaagggaaaaaacattttgctggctttcttttatgttttcaggTTTAGCATTTGCGGGAGTGATTTTATGTTCGACATCTGTCTTGTATCAAATGCTTTTACTGCAAAAGGTACTGCATTAACTTCATGGATACTTATCCTGAATTGGggcactgttgtgtttttttatttttttttttgtatttatttatttttttcccatttcccTGCACCTGAATCAAATCACCTGGTCAAGCACTAGTTTACACCCAGTAAACTGCTTGAATAGGCATTTTtcatctgaaatgttttaatattggAGAGTTGGATAAAAcaggtgtaaataataatacaattacTGATGATTAATTTCTTTTCAGGGTCCTGATACTGTGCCTAGTGGCCATCTGTCGCCCTTCCATGACTTACTGGGGCAAAGCCAGTGTTTCCAGTAACACCTCTCCTTCTCCTACTATGACATTTCATTATACCACAGCAACAAGATGACAATCGTTGACTATTTAAGTTATGCCTGCTAGTTTTTGACCACCAGCTGGCAGAAAGGCTTCCAAACAAATTGTGAAAAACAGACCTGCTGTGCTACTGGCTTATGAAGTTGGTATGgctgttagcaaacagttgGCTActtacacatccagcagaaaCCAAGCAACAACAGCGTCAATCAAATTGAACCATCATCTGCTGAGAAAAATACATAACCTGACTTTGACTTAATGTCATTTTAGCCATATGTGTAGACCACTAAGGTTAGATTAGTGGGCCCAATAGATTtgagaaataaatcaaaaacaaatgtccTACTGTGCTTTGTATGTTTTACAAGGCTTTAAAATATGCAACTCTTGCACGCCCCTGCTCTCTAATAATGGTGGGTTTGTGCAAAGATACAGTGACACATTAGTGGTTGATATTTCAGCTACAATATGATGgtattatttaaatgtttttagtaTTTGTCATGTCCCAAGTCCACTGAAGGCAATAATGCCTGTCTGTTGTTCATATTGCCTGGAGGTATTGATTGTTTAGCATGGGTTTAACTGCCAGGATCCACCTCATAAAGctgtttggttttgtgtgtgtgtatatatatgagTGCATGTCTTTGCCATTATGTGGTTTTAGGGTTCAAGCTcgaattatttttatgttaggCTAAGGGTTGGAGTGAGGCAGGGTATGGACTAGAAATGCCTCATAACTATAGAAAGATACAACTATGAGTGTATGAAGCTGTGcatttgtgattgtgtgtatgttgaAAAATTTGGAAAATGAACCATGATTTGGGTTCATggtgtttccttttttaatccGTGGCTTATCATAAGagattttaaatacttttaaagcaaaatctttttttttttttaattgaatcatTTTAAAGCACTGTTAATTGTTCAACATTGTATAATATAAATTTTCCTCTAGAACAGTGTTAGGGATTCCTTTGTATCATATGTGTACATACAGGAAT contains these protein-coding regions:
- the kbtbd3 gene encoding kelch repeat and BTB domain-containing protein 3, which gives rise to MDENPESSSCITTTHNSSSSPPISKPGNSPQCNGVPEHRTLLRVSESHGLHLLGVLRSFREQGLLFDFTIKVQERSFPCHRCVLAACSDFFRAMFEVDMRERGDGSVTLGNQCSVAVGSFLDFAYSGEALITDSNVDMLFQLASFLQVSVLSRACSDFLIGTMDLYNCLSLLSLAEAYGSSSLLQSANEFVVQNFSELSKTQDFLDMQVNVLEACLRSDALNVFNEEAVVMSLLRWIRYDLPGRHKLLPGLLSLTKLHHLPASALQTLRESETLLSNDESCLALLSEAQSRQSQYSGLLNDARPATVQSYIYIHKTEENGEVRHTFCYCLETDQWKELGTGHGEAIIPDPPGSCLSSYAEKMFVTGGCQGNCCRAIRLHVNEPFHDATDKVWCFCPVTLTCTAAPAMLKPRTMHTAVTCLNRVYIIGGRTKGSTGCAPNLLEVEYYDPLTQTWYSVSPLPTAIFYPEASACGSVIYALGSEVEITDSFNPSLDCFFCYDAQQDQWSRLVAEFGQFFHATLVKAVSIHNTLHLCDLSTYKVYSFCPETCVWKGEGSFECAGFNAGAVGMRDRIYILGGDYSPDEITDEVQVYYSGRSQWEEVAPMPRALTEFHCQLISFNRYRDPWDDTA